In Chitinophagales bacterium, one DNA window encodes the following:
- a CDS encoding rRNA pseudouridine synthase — MNRKRENASRPHHTSAKPDFGGGKRQRPTYRRKPLLPRPVAPVNVQPAAAANAEDKGVQLNKYLSNAGIAARRKCEEFIAEGLVTVNNKVIKEPGYRVQKNDSVKYKGEKVTYGKKVYILLNKPKFHITTTEDDRGRKTVMELISEASTERLFPVGRLDRNTTGLLLFTNDGDLAQRLTHPSKKVQKVYEVTLNKKLELDDMEKIAKGIVLEDGLAIVDEIAYANDKEKNVVGIELHIGKNRIVRRIFEHLGYTVIKLDRVLYAGLTKKNLPRGEWRELTEREVITLKHLG, encoded by the coding sequence ATGAACAGAAAAAGAGAAAACGCTTCAAGGCCGCATCACACATCCGCCAAACCTGATTTCGGCGGCGGTAAACGGCAGCGGCCGACCTACCGTAGAAAACCATTGCTGCCAAGACCGGTTGCACCGGTAAACGTGCAGCCGGCAGCGGCAGCGAACGCTGAGGATAAGGGAGTGCAGCTCAACAAATATTTATCGAATGCCGGCATTGCGGCGAGGAGAAAATGCGAAGAGTTTATTGCAGAAGGCCTGGTAACGGTGAATAATAAAGTCATCAAAGAACCAGGTTACCGCGTACAAAAAAATGACAGCGTAAAGTATAAAGGAGAAAAAGTCACCTATGGAAAAAAGGTGTACATCCTGCTGAACAAACCCAAATTTCATATTACCACAACCGAAGATGATCGCGGCAGAAAGACCGTGATGGAACTGATCAGTGAAGCCTCCACCGAACGGTTGTTCCCGGTAGGACGGCTCGACCGGAATACCACCGGCCTGCTGTTATTTACCAATGACGGTGACCTCGCGCAACGGCTCACGCATCCCAGCAAAAAAGTGCAGAAAGTGTATGAAGTAACGCTGAATAAAAAGCTGGAACTCGACGATATGGAAAAGATTGCCAAAGGCATTGTGCTGGAAGACGGTCTTGCCATCGTGGATGAGATTGCCTATGCCAATGACAAGGAAAAGAACGTAGTAGGTATCGAACTGCATATCGGCAAAAACAGGATTGTTCGCCGGATATTCGAACACCTGGGATATACTGTAATTAAACTTGACCGCGTATTATATGCAGGGTTGACCAAAAAAAATCTGCCGCGCGGCGAATGGAGGGAACTCACGGAGCGGGAAGTGATTACGTTGAAGCATTTGGGGTAA